From the Acidimicrobiales bacterium genome, the window AATGAACAAGATCAAGAACCTCACCACGAAGACCAAGGTGGGGGCGCTCGCCTCCGGGGCCGCCATGGCCGCCACCCTGGCTACCGCCCCGGTGGCGGGCGCAACGCCGGCGGCTCCGCCCGCTCAGCCACCCGCTGGCGACCTACTTCGGGGCACCACGATCGATACCCCGATGTCCGGGCAGCCCGACGCTATCCTCGGCCACTCGAGGCCTGACTCGGTGACCGTGGGGGACAATGGGAACAGCCGCACCTTCCATTGGCACTGGAACATCGAGCACGGTCAGAGGCTCGACTTACCCGCCTGGGAGGCGCCAAAGGACACGCCCTACATCGCCACTAACAGCAAGGAAAAGGGGCAAGAAGGCGAATTGGCCAAGGTATGGGAAGCGGACATGACGGTCCAGGCTTCCGAGGGCGTCGGCTACAGCGGCTTCAGGGTCCCCTCGGAGAAGCAGCAGGCCCTATACATGACGGGCTGGCCTCAGGGCGACTTCTTCAGTAACAGCGTCTGGGCCTCCCTCATCCACGATGGGTGGTTCGACCTCACGGTGACGACCACCCGTGGAGACGGCAGCGACGTAGGAGCGGCTCGTGAATTGCCGGTTGACGCAAACGCAGGCCAGCATCGATTCCCACAGCTGCTGTTCCCCTGGGTGGAGGGCAGGTATTGGCGATAACCGCGGATAAGCTCAAGGAAGACGAGCCCGAGGTCACTTCTCCACCACGCGGCGGGACGTCATCCTTCTTCGGGTTGCAGTGGCGCCGACTACCCCAACATCTACTCTCCCGCGGGGGAGAGCCCTACTCTCCGGCAGCATCGGGGCCCAGTCTCGGCCGCATGACTGCCTCGACTCCTGCCTTCAGCCTGCCCTGTGACCTGCCCTCGGGTCCTTTTTGTTGCCCTCTTTCCTGCCCTCGCCTGCCCTGCCCGATGTCTTGCCATCGGTGACCACGCGCGTCTCTTGATGCCATCGGCATGGACGCCCCACGCCCCAGGAGTCGGGCGTCTTGTGAGGCTCGGGGTGGTCCGATTACGGCGCCGGTAGCCTGGTGCTGTGACCACGGGATTGCCGACTCGGCGCTGGACGGTCGACGAGTACCACCGCATGGCCGACGCTGGCGTGCTCGGCGAGGACGACCGGGTGGAGTTGCTCGAAGGGGAGGTCGTCGAGATGGGGCCGATCGGGTCTCGGCACAACGCATGCGTCGACCGACTCGTCGCGCTGCTGCAGCCCCAAGTCGCGGGTCGAGCCATCCTCCGAGTGCAGGGCTCGATCGGTCTGTCCCCTAGCTCGGAGCCTCAGCCAGATGTCGCCGTTCTTCGGTGGCGTGACGACTTCTACGCCGAGGAACTGCCTGGGCCTGCCGACGTGGTCCTTGTCGTTGAGGTAGCCGAGTCCTCTAGCGACATCGATCGCGACAAGACCCGGCTATACGGGAGGGCCGGCGTCGCTCAGGCTTGGGTCATCGACCTCCCCGCCGGTCAGCTGACGGACAGCCGCAGACCGACGCCGGAGGGGTACGCGGAGACCCGGACGTACTCGCCCTCGGACACGGCACAGCTGGCGGCGCTACCGGATGTCGCAGTCGAGGTCGGTCGCACCCTGCCCTGATCCCGCCTGCGCGTGTTGCGTCCGCTCGAGCTCTGACCGCTGCGAGCACCATCTGACCCTCTAGGTCTCGCGGTCCCCCTCGCGAAGCCCTTGCGACACGATTTCGCTCAAAAGTCCCCCTCAAGGTCCCCCTCGAGGCTATACCGTGAAACAACCAGCCAGCTCAGACGCCATATCCGGGGTCAGATGGCCAGTTGGGCTGGAAGAGATGCCACTGCTCGGGAGCCAGGCGGATGAGGTCCTCCAGCTCCCGAGCCAGGGCCTGGGTGACGCGGGTGACGTCGTCGGCGACGGCGCCGAGCCGCTCCACTGGCAGCGGCGGCCGGATCACGACGTGGTGGACGGCGCGCTGACTCGAGTACATCGTCGCCGGCAGTAGGGCGGCGCCGGTGCGGAGAGCGAGGGTGGCCGGACCGGCGGGGAGGGAGGTCCGCTCGCCGAAGAACTCGACCTCCACTCCCGTACCAACGAGGTCGCGGTCACTGAGCAGGGCCACGACCCCGCCGTCGCGCAGCGTTTGCAGGACGGCGGCTCCCGCCCGGAGGCCGAGGGGCACCACCGTCATGCCGATCCCCCGGCGCATCTCGACGAACCAGTCGAACAGCGCCGGCGGCTCGAGGGGCTCGACGACCACCGTGAGCGGATAGCCCACCGACGCCAGCCAGGCGCCCCCCCAGTCCCAGCTGCCGAGGTGGGGAACAGCGAGGATGACACCTTGTCCCCGGGCGATACCGGCATCGAGATGCTCCAAGCCGTCGCGCTGCATGTGCCGGCCGAGCTCCTCGGCCGAGACGTCGAACAGCCGGAACGAGTCGGCCCAGTACTGGGCGTACGAGCTGAACGCCCGCCCGACGGCTCGATCCAGCGCCCGTCGGTCGAGCGCACCTCCGCTGACCCGTTGCAGGTGCCGACGAACCATCGCTCGTCGCGTTGGCATCGCCGTCGAGAACACGGCTCCGGAGAACCTCGTCATCGGGGGCAACGCCGCCTCGGGCAGCGCTCGGGCGATGACGGCCGCGGCCCGGTACCCCGCAAAGATCGCCCGAGCCCGCTGGCCGACCGCGAGGCCCCTGAGAGGCGGCGGGGAAACTACTTGCGCCTTGTCATGGACCGTCACCAGGGATGATCCTCATCGAAATGTGCAAGTAGCTTCCCCGCCGCCTCTGATGGTTACGGCCCGCTGGTGATGCGTCGCCTGCTCCGGCGAGCCTGGCCCGCCCGGGTCGTCCGGCTGGCCGGCACCCGCTGCCGGCGATCCCGCCAGCGACCCCCGGGTGCCCGCCGCTCGGGGCCGGAACGCAGCACGGCGGTCTCCCGCCACTGCCGCCATCGTGACTCCACCCGTCCCGCCCGCCAGCGGGGCGCAGACTCCCGAGGGGCGGGGCTGGCCTGACGCCACACCATGACGAAGCGCTGGAGGACGGTCGCCATAGTGAGGACGAGCATCACCCACAGCACCGGCACGAGGAGGGCGCTGAAGACGAGCCCGATCCCGAGCAGCACGAGGCGCTCGGCCCGCTCCATGATGCCCCCCTTGGCGTTGAAACCCAGCGACTCCGCCTTGGCTCGCTCGTAGGAGACGAGGAAAGAGGCTCCCAGCACGGCGAAGGGCAGCACCGCCGCCTTGCCCCCATGCGTCGAGGCCAGGTACCAGGCCACCCCGCCGAGGAGGAGCGTGTCCGTGACCCGGTCCGCCACCGAGTCGAAGAAGGCTCCCCGGGGCGCCGCCGTCCCCGACGCCTTCGCCACCGGCCCGTCCAGAAGGTCGGGCAGACCGGACGCGACGAGCAGGATCACGCCGACCCACAGGTGCCCGCTGCCGATGGCGAAGGCGGCACCAGCCGCCATCACCAGGCCCGTTAGCGTCAGTTGGTCGGCCGTGACACCGATCCGGCTCAGCCCGGCGCCGAGGGGTGTCGTACCCCGGTCCACCCTGGCCCGCCAGCGGCCGTCGAACATCGTCGCTCCTTCGCTGACTACCACCCCACGGTACCACCGGCCATCTGTAGGCTATCGATGCCCGGTGACCAGCCGGAAGGCCGGTAGACGGGAGCCTGAACCCAGCCTGAACCCAGCCAGCACCCAGGCAACAGCCACCTAGACGAGTGAGGTGTGTCGGTGTGAAGACCTTCCCTCCGGCCCGGATCCGCAATGTCGCCCTGGTGGGACACGGTGGCACTGGAAAGACGACGCTCGCCGAGGCGCTGCTCTCCGAGGCCGGTGCGATCAACCGGAAGGGGCGGGTGGAGGACGGCACCACGACGACGGATTTCGATCCCGAGGAGATCAAGCGCGGGATCTCCGTGTCACTTTCCCTGGCCCCCTTCGAGTTCCAGGGCCACAAGGTCAACCTGATCGACACCCCGGGCTACGCCGACTTCATCGGCGACGTGGCCGCGGCGCTGTCGATCGCCGACTTGGCCGTGTTCGTGGTCAGCGCCGTCGAGGGTGTGGAGGTCCAGACCGAGGTCGTGTGGCGCATGGCGGCCCAGGCCGGCGTGGCCAGGATGATCTTCATCAACAAGCTCGACCGCGAGCGGTCCAGCTTCGAGCGCACCCTGGAGCAGCTGCGAACCCGGTTCGGCAGTGGCATCGCGCCTCTCGAGCTGCCGATCGGCGAGGAGGCGGATTTCCGCGGCGTGGCCGACCTGCTGACCGACACCGGGTTCTTCTACGACGACGGGGCGCCCCGGACGGGTCCGATCCCCGACGAGATGGAGACGCTCGAGCACCAGGTGCGCGACAACCTGGTGGAGGGCATCGTCGTGGCCGACGACGAGCTCATGGAGCGCTACCTGGAGGGCGACGTCCCGAACCCCAAGGAGCTCGAGGACACCCTCGCTCTGGGGGTCGCCTCGGCCAGCGTGTTCCCCGTCATCTGCGGCTCGGCCGCCAGGGGCACCGCCATCGAGCGTCTCGCCGCCTACATGTGCGAGCTGGGTCCGTCGCCGGCCGCCGGCCCGCCGGTCGCGGTCCAGGCCGGTGACACGACCCAGGAGCTGCCGAACGACCCCGCGGGCCAGCCCCTGGCACGCGTGTTCAAGACCCTCGCCGACCCGTACGTGGGAAAGATCTCGATGTTGCGGGTGCTTTCGGGCACCATCCGCCCCGACACCGTGCTCACCAATCCCCGCAGCCACACCGACGAGCGGCTCCACGCCCTGTTCACCCTCCGGGGCAAGGAACAGGACTCGGTCGCCGAGGCACCGGCGGGTGACCTGGTGGCCGTGGCCAAGCTCTCGGACACGACGACCGGCGACACCTTGGCGCCGAAGAACACCCCAGTGGTCGTTCCCGTCCCTCCCCCTTCGCCGCCCGTGCTGTCGATCGCCATCAAGCCTCGCTCCAAGGGCGACGAGGACAAGCTCATGACGGCCCTCCACCGTCTGCTGGAGGAAGACCCATCCATCGAGGTGACCCGGAGCGACGAGACGCACCAGACGGTCCTCGCCGGGATGGGCGAGACCCACCTGTCGATCGCGTGCGAGCGGCTCCACCGCAAGTTCGGCGTGGACGTCGAGACCGAAGAGGTCCGCGTGCCGTACCGCGAGACGATCACCAAGCACGC encodes:
- a CDS encoding Uma2 family endonuclease; the protein is MTTGLPTRRWTVDEYHRMADAGVLGEDDRVELLEGEVVEMGPIGSRHNACVDRLVALLQPQVAGRAILRVQGSIGLSPSSEPQPDVAVLRWRDDFYAEELPGPADVVLVVEVAESSSDIDRDKTRLYGRAGVAQAWVIDLPAGQLTDSRRPTPEGYAETRTYSPSDTAQLAALPDVAVEVGRTLP
- a CDS encoding phosphatidylinositol mannoside acyltransferase; translated protein: MTVHDKAQVVSPPPLRGLAVGQRARAIFAGYRAAAVIARALPEAALPPMTRFSGAVFSTAMPTRRAMVRRHLQRVSGGALDRRALDRAVGRAFSSYAQYWADSFRLFDVSAEELGRHMQRDGLEHLDAGIARGQGVILAVPHLGSWDWGGAWLASVGYPLTVVVEPLEPPALFDWFVEMRRGIGMTVVPLGLRAGAAVLQTLRDGGVVALLSDRDLVGTGVEVEFFGERTSLPAGPATLALRTGAALLPATMYSSQRAVHHVVIRPPLPVERLGAVADDVTRVTQALARELEDLIRLAPEQWHLFQPNWPSDPGYGV
- a CDS encoding CDP-alcohol phosphatidyltransferase family protein, yielding MFDGRWRARVDRGTTPLGAGLSRIGVTADQLTLTGLVMAAGAAFAIGSGHLWVGVILLVASGLPDLLDGPVAKASGTAAPRGAFFDSVADRVTDTLLLGGVAWYLASTHGGKAAVLPFAVLGASFLVSYERAKAESLGFNAKGGIMERAERLVLLGIGLVFSALLVPVLWVMLVLTMATVLQRFVMVWRQASPAPRESAPRWRAGRVESRWRQWRETAVLRSGPERRAPGGRWRDRRQRVPASRTTRAGQARRSRRRITSGP
- the fusA gene encoding elongation factor G; the protein is MKTFPPARIRNVALVGHGGTGKTTLAEALLSEAGAINRKGRVEDGTTTTDFDPEEIKRGISVSLSLAPFEFQGHKVNLIDTPGYADFIGDVAAALSIADLAVFVVSAVEGVEVQTEVVWRMAAQAGVARMIFINKLDRERSSFERTLEQLRTRFGSGIAPLELPIGEEADFRGVADLLTDTGFFYDDGAPRTGPIPDEMETLEHQVRDNLVEGIVVADDELMERYLEGDVPNPKELEDTLALGVASASVFPVICGSAARGTAIERLAAYMCELGPSPAAGPPVAVQAGDTTQELPNDPAGQPLARVFKTLADPYVGKISMLRVLSGTIRPDTVLTNPRSHTDERLHALFTLRGKEQDSVAEAPAGDLVAVAKLSDTTTGDTLAPKNTPVVVPVPPPSPPVLSIAIKPRSKGDEDKLMTALHRLLEEDPSIEVTRSDETHQTVLAGMGETHLSIACERLHRKFGVDVETEEVRVPYRETITKHAEAEGKYKKQTGGHGQFGVANLKVAPLERGEGFQFVDEVVGGAIPRQFIPAVEKGVVEAMQQGGEHGYPVVDVKVTVYDGKYHSVDSSEMSFKMAGSLGFKAAVAAAGPVLLEPVSALEVTVPADYSGDVISDLNSRRGRIQGTDSGNDGEQIVIALVPTSEVQRYAIDLRSLTGGRGRFSLSHHHYDVVPAHLVSRLAKSEAQA